The following are encoded in a window of Ferrimicrobium acidiphilum DSM 19497 genomic DNA:
- a CDS encoding UPF0149 family protein, translating to MTDQLTEEELDALAEFLDDPEAPPERLTLTAFDGFVAGLAVAPIGVEQDEWLELALGVIREDEIIDPVIVDFMARHAQVAREVIRTRPEEFLPIFDSIVEMDGDEELEEISPVEWCAGFLLATDLFPEAFSTLADDDEAVNLMLPFVVFGTEEGLDALEENQDGFAEELIDSIQPSVIGLYRYLAKLETVGSDITDLSPEEQDD from the coding sequence TTGACTGACCAATTGACCGAAGAGGAGCTCGACGCTCTTGCTGAGTTTCTTGATGATCCAGAGGCTCCTCCTGAGCGATTGACGCTTACCGCCTTCGACGGCTTTGTCGCAGGCCTCGCTGTGGCTCCTATTGGAGTAGAGCAGGATGAGTGGCTTGAACTCGCACTTGGAGTGATACGCGAAGACGAGATCATAGACCCAGTCATAGTTGACTTCATGGCGCGCCATGCTCAGGTTGCGCGAGAGGTGATTCGCACACGCCCAGAGGAGTTTTTACCGATCTTTGACTCTATCGTTGAGATGGATGGCGACGAGGAACTCGAAGAGATATCGCCTGTTGAGTGGTGTGCCGGGTTTTTGCTAGCCACTGATCTGTTCCCTGAGGCGTTCTCGACGCTAGCCGATGACGATGAGGCCGTCAATCTCATGTTACCGTTCGTCGTCTTTGGCACCGAGGAGGGGCTCGATGCTCTCGAGGAGAACCAGGACGGTTTCGCCGAGGAGTTGATCGACTCGATTCAACCTTCGGTAATCGGCTTATACCGCTACCTTGCGAAGCTTG